The Xiphophorus hellerii strain 12219 chromosome 5, Xiphophorus_hellerii-4.1, whole genome shotgun sequence genome window below encodes:
- the LOC116720725 gene encoding artemin, which produces MNLSFPGQKQKPVSPSDEDRRSRFLTAEEIQREASGDEPVPVRTRRSAPDSQCGLRSVLLQVRDLGLGYDSDETVLFKYCGGSCPHARSNYDLTLSNLLLSGRLPQPAPGEPWHSVPCCRPTRYEDMAFLDNSHRWHKVEKLSAAACGCAD; this is translated from the coding sequence ATGAATTTGTCTTTTCCAGGCCAAAAGCAGAAACCTGTGTCGCCTTCAGACGAGGACAGAAGAAGCAGATTTTTAACAGCGGAAGAAATCCAAAGGGAAGCCTCCGGAGATGAGCCCGTCCCGGTCCGGACGCGGCGCTCCGCTCCCGACTCCCAGTGCGGCCTCCGCTCCGTCTTGCTGCAGGTGCGGGACCTGGGGCTGGGCTACGACTCGGACGAGACGGTCTTGTTCAAGTACTGCGGGGGGTCTTGCCCCCACGCCCGCTCCAACTACGACCTCACGCTCAGCAACCTGCTGCTCAGCGGGCGGCTTCCGCAGCCGGCCCCCGGAGAGCCGTGGCACAGCGTGCCGTGCTGCAGGCCCACTCGCTACGAGGACATGGCCTTCCTCGACAACTCGCACCGCTGGCACAAGGTGGAGAAACTCTCTGCCGCCGCTTGCGGCTGTGCAGACTAA
- the wdr83 gene encoding WD repeat domain-containing protein 83: MAFPQPKPQPPQLPQHLLRTVNCQQGAVRAVRFNVDGNYLLSCGSDKSLKLWSVGRGTLLKTYSGHGYEVLDADGSYDNSQLCSCSSDKTVILWDVATGQVTRKLRGHAGKVNCVQFNEEATVILSGSIDGTVRCWDTKSRRNEPIQVLDEARDSISSLKVSQHELLTGSVDGRVRRYDLRMGQLHVDLISSPITCVCFSQDGQCTLSSSLDSKVRLLDKSTGEMLGEYTGHKMKGYKLDCCLSSKDTHVLSCSEDGHVYCWDLVEGSLSLKLPVGKAVVQSLSFHPTETCLLTAMEGHVQVWGAQPEEAQDDTPVSQNG; the protein is encoded by the exons ATGGCGTTTCCTCAACCCAAACCTCAGCCTCCTCAGCTTCCTCAGCATCTTCTGAGGACCGTTAACTGTCAGCAAGGAGCAGTGAGAGCAGTTCGCTTCAATG TGGATGGAAACTACCTGTTGTCTTGCGGCAGTGACAAATCCCTAAAGCTGTGGAGCGTCGGCCGAGGGACGCTGCTGAAGACCTACAGCGGTCATGGATATGAGGTTCTGGACGCTGATGG TTCCTATGACAACAGCCAGCTTTGCTCCTGCAGCTCTGACAAAACTGTGATTCTGTGGGATGTTGCAACGGGTCAGGTCACACGCAAGCTCAGAGGACACGCTGGG aaagttaacTGTGTGCAGTTCAATGAGGAGGCAACGGTCATCTTATCTG GCTCCATAGACGGCACAGTGAGATGCTGGGACACAAAATCCAGACGAAACGAGCCCATCCAGGTCCTAGATGAGGCTCGCGACAGCATAAGTAGCCTTAAAGTTTCACAACATGAACTCCTCACTGG GTCGGTGGATGGCAGAGTGAGGCGTTACGACCTGAGGATGGGACAGCTTCATGTTGACCTCATCAGCA GTCCCATTACATGCGTGTGTTTCAGTCAGGACGGACAGTGCACCCTGAGCTCCAGCTTGGATTCAAAAGTGCGACTTCTGGACAAGAGCACTGGGGAAATGTTGGGAGA ATACACTGGACACAAGATGAAGGGCTACAAGTTGGACTGCTGCCTGTCCAGTAAAGACACCCACGTGTTGAGCTGCTCAGAGGACGGACACGTCTACTGCTGGGACCTGGTGGAA GGATCGTTGTCGTTAAAGCTGCCGGTGGGGAAAGCAGTCGTCCAGTCGCTGTCTTTCCACCCTACAGAGACCTGCCTCCTCACTGCCATGGAGGGCCACGTTCAGGTGTGGGGGGCACAGCCAGAGGAGGCACAGGACGACACCCCGGTCAGTCAGAATGGCTGA